A region of Salvia splendens isolate huo1 chromosome 17, SspV2, whole genome shotgun sequence DNA encodes the following proteins:
- the LOC121774558 gene encoding 26S proteasome non-ATPase regulatory subunit 7 homolog B-like yields MLAAGIVSMSSCWCDLNNSHMAYSNSLVDHLMDAHRIHTLEKVVVHPLVLLSIVDHYNRVARDTRKRVLLGTSFKATVDVTNSYAEPFEEDERDHSICFLDHNYHESMFSMSRRINAKEHVVGWYSTGPKLKENDLSVHSLFSEW; encoded by the exons ATGCTGGCTGCTGGTATCGTTTCTATGTCCTCTTGCTGGTGTGACCTCAACAACTCTCACATGGCTTACTCCAATTCATTGGTCGATCATCTAATGGATGCTCATCGAATCC ATACTCTCGAGAAGGTCGTGGTGCATCCTCTGGTGCTGCTCAGCATCGTCGACCACTACAATCGGGTGGCGCGTGACACCAGGAAGCGCGTTCTCCTTGGAACTTCCTTCAAGGCAACCGTCGACGTTACTAACAGCTACGCAG AGCCttttgaagaagatgaaaggGACCATAGCATCTGCTTTCTTGATCATAACTACCATGAATCAATGTTTTCCATGTCCAGAAGAATAAATG CCAAGGAGCATGTTGTGGGCTGGTATAGCACTGGTCCAAAACTAAAGGAAAATGACCTAAGTGTACACAGTCTTTTCAGTGA ATGGTGA
- the LOC121775510 gene encoding SNW/SKI-interacting protein A-like → MAALTDILPKAKSAVNSNYDHSNDPWFKSRYSLSEVEEENVAVRAKPVPPYLKRAGFKPSKPEDFGDGGAFPEIHYAQYPLGMGRSRSKPGAKTLPLTVDERGNLRYDTIVRQDENAKKIVYSQHSDLVPVFAKDDAKEDDVDVDEKQKEIDETTQQTKAALEQIVNVRLSAAQPKNVPKTSTDSKFIKYKPSQQSAAFNSGAKERIIRMVEMPVDPLEPPKFKHKRVPKASGSPPVPVMHSPPRPVTVKDQQDWKIPPCISNWKNPKGYTIPLDKRLAADGRGLQEVQINDNFAKLSEALYVAEQKAREAVAVRSKVQKEMMMKEKEKKENELRVLAQKARSERTGVALAGGISMPSERTANDGDMSVEYERGRDERIRDERVRDERVRDGPKETREEKEERLGREKIRAERKRERERERRLEAKDASMGKKSKITQDRDRDISEKVALGMANTGARGGEVMYDQRLFNQEKGMDSGFATDDAYNIYDKGLFTAQSAMTTLYRPNKNDDDEMYGGADEQLDKIKKTERFKVDRAFTGTSERSGPRDRPMEFDKEQPEEDPFGLDQFLTEVKTGKKAIDKIGSGGTLKASAGSMRDGSDGSTRSRIQFDKGGR, encoded by the coding sequence ATGGCGGCGTTGACAGATATTCTGCCGAAGGCGAAATCTGCGGTCAATAGTAACTACGATCACTCTAACGATCCATGGTTTAAAAGCCGGTATAGTTTATCTGAGGTGGAGGAGGAGAATGTGGCTGTGAGGGCTAAACCAGTGCCTCCTTATTTGAAACGGGCGGGGTTTAAGCCGTCGAAGCCCGAGGATTTTGGGGATGGAGGGGCGTTTCCGGAGATTCATTATGCGCAGTATCCACTTGGGATGGGGAGGAGTAGGAGTAAGCCTGGTGCCAAGACTTTGCCTCTCACTGTGGACGAGCGTGGGAATTTGAGGTATGATACGATTGTGAGGCAGGATGAGAATGCGAAGAAGATAGTGTATTCGCAGCACTCGGATCTTGTTCCAGTCTTTGCCAAGGATGATGCGAAGGAGGATGACGTGGATGTCGATGAGAAGCAGAAGGAGATCGATGAGACAACCCAGCAAACCAAGGCTGCGTTGGAGCAGATTGTTAATGTTAGGCTGAGTGCTGCGCAGCCTAAAAATGTTCCTAAGACGTCCACGGATTCAAAGTTCATCAAGTACAAGCCGTCTCAGCAGTCTGCGGCTTTTAACTCAGGTGCTAAAGAGAGAATCATTCGGATGGTGGAGATGCCAGTAGACCCTTTAGAGCCTCCGAAGTTCAAGCACAAGAGGGTTCCAAAAGCTTCGGGCTCTCCACCGGTCCCGGTCATGCATTCTCCGCCTCGACCTGTGACTGTGAAGGACCAGCAGGACTGGAAAATCCCACCTTGCATATCTAACTGGAAGAACCCTAAAGGTTATACAATTCCTCTCGACAAGCGGCTGGCTGCTGATGGTCGAGGGCTGCAGGAGGTTCAGATTAACGATAACTTTGCTAAGTTATCCGAGGCTCTGTATGTTGCAGAACAGAAAGCCAGAGAGGCTGTTGCAGTTCGATCGAAGGTTCAAAAGGAGATGATGATGAAGGAAAAGGAGAAGAAAGAGAATGAGCTACGGGTGTTGGCACAGAAGGCAAGGTCCGAGAGAACTGGTGTTGCTTTAGCAGGTGGCATATCAATGCCTTCTGAGAGAACTGCTAATGATGGTGATATGAGTGTGGAATACGAAAGGGGTAGGGATGAGAGAATTAGGGATGAGAGAGTTAGAGATGAAAGGGTTAGAGATGGCCCCAAGGAAACAAGAGAAGAGAAAGAGGAAAGATTGGGAAGGGAAAAAATTCGTGCGGAGcggaagagagagagggagagggaaagACGACTCGAGGCAAAAGATGCTTCCATGGGGAAGAAAAGCAAGATCACCCAGGATAGAGACCGTGATATCAGTGAGAAAGTGGCTCTTGGGATGGCCAACACTGGAGCAAGAGGGGGTGAAGTTATGTATGATCAGAGGCTGTTCAACCAGGAGAAAGGGATGGATTCTGGTTTTGCCACAGACGACGCTTACAACATATACGACAAGGGCCTGTTTACTGCTCAATCTGCTATGACTACTCTGTATAGACCTAATAAGAATGACGATGATGAGATGTATGGTGGTGCTGATGAGCAGCTCGATAAGATAAAGAAGACTGAGCGATTCAAGGTTGACAGGGCGTTCACTGGTACATCCGAGAGGTCTGGCCCAAGAGACAGGCCTATGGAGTTTGACAAGGAGCAGCCGGAAGAAGATCCCTTCGGTCTGGACCAGTTCTTGACGGAGGTCAAGACTGGTAAGAAAGCCATCGACAAAATTGGGAGCGGTGGTACCTTGAAGGCAAGTGCTGGGTCCATGCGAGATGGGTCAGATGGATCTACCAGATCGCGTATTCAATTTGACAAGGGCGGACGATGA